The genomic stretch TTACCACAGGGATCGAATTGGCTGTCAAAAGAGTTTTAGACCAATCTGGAATCGACCCTGGGAGTGAATCAATTCTGAGTTTGACGATCGGAACAACGGTGAGCGATATTGCTGTCTCGGTGCATCGGTGAACTTAGTGGAATATTAGCATTTTATTAACGCCGTTGTACAACTAGATTCATCTAGGCTAAACAAAGTAGCGGTTTTACGCCTAGCTGCGCCGTACACGGGTGAATGTCCTTCTGTCAGTGCTACCACAGGCCCTGCAGCATCCATCCTGAATTTTCATTTAGTTCATAGACTTTCCTCCAGACCTGAAGGCACTTTTAAACGGGTATACTTCCATCATAAACGGAGGCTTACAAATGTAAACAATTTAAAAAATCATTCAATCATTATCTTACGACCTCGATATAGTGACGGAAGGACAATTAACGACGTTCGCGAGGAAGAGGTCGTCCAACAGGCCGCAATCATCAAACAGAAAGGAATAAAGAATATTGTTTTGGTTGGAATTTGTGGGTCATAACCTACTGTCATCTATTCTATTTCCCTAAATTAGAGACAGACTCCCCTCTTGATGTTCAAGGTTCTCAGGAGTACAAAGCTAGAGACATTCTACGAAGAGAACTAGGTGACGGCGTCAACATCGTTTGCTCGCGAGACGGCAAGTGATTGTTTTATAGTTGATTTATGCTGTTTATAACCCGCCAATCACAGTGGGTCATGTAGGGCTTATCGAAAGAGAGAACGCGTCCATCCTCAACGCGTCAGTCTTGACATTTGCACAGCGTACGATACGGAGCTATAAGCGCGCGATGAAGAGGCTCGGTCTCAAGTGCCCCTTGTACCTAACACAAGTCTGTGTTTCTGGGCTTCTCCTTATCGTACCTAACACCTAATTTGCCTAGAACGATGGGACATTGACTTCGGCAGCAGAGGCGGCTCGTTTACCAATCAAAACATTTTCGTCTGGGGCAACCAATTCAATGCGAGGGGCATCATACCTTGCTGGCATAGATTTAAAGAGCAAAGAGGGACCGGGAAAGAGTATGATTGTGGTTGATGTGGGCGGGACTACCACTGACGTCGGGGTACTGCTCCCAAGCGGGTTCCCTAGACAAGCAGCAGCTTTCATTGAAGGTAAATTTCCAATGATGCTTTTAGATTTACGTATTCACGAGTATACTTACAGTCGCTGGTGTGAGGACAAAGTAAGCAACTTTTTTtaatatattttatttttgtgtttattttcCCGGAAGCTTCACGATGCCAGACGTCCATTCCATTGGACTCGGAGGCGGCTCTAGAATTCGGACAGATCAAGATGGCAAAGTCACCGTCGGACCAGATTCTGTTGGGCATTACGTGAGCCTAGTCAAGTTCGTTTCACAAAACATCGTTCGCTGACTTCTGATGTTGGCCCATTGGTAGCTGACAAGAGACAGTCTAATATTCGGTGGAAGCCAGGTAACAGCGACTGACATCATGGCCGCCCATTCCCCGGAACTAAACATTGGAGATCGAACCTTGGTTGCGAATGTGGATGGGGAGACAGTTCAGAAAGCTATCAAAGCGATGACACGGACTTTAGAGGTATGTTCTGGTATGCGGgggacaaagaaaaaactgACCAGGCTGTCTAGACAGTCATTGACCGTATGAAGACCAATGCAGAGGATTGTGATGTTCTGTTAGTTGGAGGGGGATCCATTATTGCGCCCAGCGCTCTCAAAGGTGTCAGGAATATAATGTAAGCCAAGGGATCAATAGCAATCATTTTCGCAAATGTAGACATCACTTTTTTTAGAATTCCTCAACACCACGAAGTCGCGAATGCAGTCGGAGCAGCGATCGCCAATGTCTCCGGAGAAGTGGACACCATTGAGATACTCAGCGGGAAAAGTCTCTCCGAGGCCGTCGACCGTATCAAGCGCCAGGCAATTGGGAGAGCCGTCGACATGGGCGCCGACTCAGAGAGTTCGAGAATTGTGGATGTAAATGTACTCCCTATCCAGGTTGGTCCCAGATTTAAGCCAGCCTTTCTATGTACTtgctcatttttttttcatgtcAGTATGTCACTAACCAGGCCACAAGGATTATTGTTAGAGCTGTTGGCGAGCTTAAAGATGACGAGCAAGTTCTGTCTTCATCACTGGACGCATCCGAAGAGCACGGCGAAGATTGTGATGACAATGATGGTGACAACGAAGCTATCATTAACACCCCTATTATTCAAGAAAAGGTCGATTATACTACATATAAACCGAAGATTGTGGACAACAAATGGATACTCTCGGAAACTGATCTATGTGTGTGCTATGGTGCTCACAGAATCTCTAACATATAAAATCTAACGTGCACTTCGTTAACAAGTTTTTATTATGGAAGGATGTGGGGTCCTTGGGACGGTACGTCGTTTCAAGACCTTGCACTGTTGATAAATGTATTAAACACAATTATAaagggtggaggaggttcCCCATACCCTATATATCTGATGTGCCGCCAAGCTCTCCGAGATGGAGGTACTATTAAAATCATAGATCACACCGCGCTCAATGATGACGATATAATTGTTCGAGGAGGTGAGTAACCACTTGCAATCAAATCACGAGCCCTTACATATTCCCGCATATTGGCGGTCAGGCTTTATGGGCTCACCTTCAGTGGGATTTGAACGAATCAAGGGAGGAGAACACCTGCGTGTAGGCGGTCTGGAGTTGGCGAAATATTGTGGTATCACAAATTTTACGGCGACACTTTGGTACCACATTTCCATTTATGGAGTACTTTCCGCATTGACGAATATCTTTATGTAAAGCGATGAAATTGGTGGAGGGAACGGAATGCAGTCACTGTTGATGTCAAAGTACGCCCCTTTCCCATGTCTCTGGTACTTGAAAATAATTAACTTGGGACTTAAGTATATATCATATCCCGGCCTTGGATGGCGATCTTATGGGACGAGGTGAGCGCACCAATAGATCATACAGCAATTACCCTAACTAACCTGTACCAAAGCATATCCAATGCTAGACCAAGTTCTTCCAGGTTTGTTAGCAAGCTCCATCATCTGCCTATCTGGCTCACCATCATGGTTGTTTAGCGGTATATAACAGACCAAACTCGTAAGTTTAAATGTAGTCCCACTTTGTGTCCTATGCTTATGGCTACTTGAAGACTAGTACCGTGCTCTCTGTACGACGGAGATGGGAACGCCGTTGTTCGTAGCCAATAAATGTTTTGAAAGTTACTGATTCTGTGAACTAACACCTCAACATCAGATATTATCAAAGGTCAAGAACGACCATTTCGTGGAATCCATCATGAGGGTTGTCACAGCTGAAATGGGGTCCTCGGCGGCACTTTGCCCTCCTCCATGTGCACTACGCGATGCACGGGACTTTGGTGTTAACAgaagccaaagccaagcaTGGCGGATTGGAAGAGCGATTGCAATTTGCAGGCAGACTAAGTACGTCTACATAATTTTACGGTGTCCCTTTATGTAGACCATGCTCATGTTCGGAACCTTAAAGTGACATGAGCGGGATTGTGGACGCCATTATGAAGCTCCAGAACGGGAAATGCTTGTTTATTGGCAAGATCATTGAAGTGACGAGGGTAGGCTTCTCGGCGTAAACGAGGTGTGTCTAGCTAACATCCGATGTTTCTTAGGAGGTCCGAGCAGGTTTTACATGGGGTCAAGTGCGCATTGCACGCCTTCGAGATGACGAAATCGAAGACGTTATCCAGCAAAACCAGATATCCAAAACCGCAGAAGAGACGATGGAAGGCCCTGAGGATGTTATGATTATACCCTTCCAGAATGAGAATTTGTGTGCGTACTTGGAGAGACCAGATGGGACCCGAAAGGTTATTTTGCTTCTTTAACTATTGTTGCAAGATATGCTGACAAAACTTGTACATGATTGGCGCGGGTCTAGATCGTGGTGAGCGTCCCGGACTTGATCACAGTGCTCGACTCCCAGAGTGGATCGCACCTTGGAACACCTGAATGCGAGTTTCCGTATTAATTTGTATCTTTGTCGAGGCTTACCCATTAACTTGATAGATGCGTATGGGCTTCGGGTTACAGGCACGTCATATCTCTCGTGTCCGTATTTCCCAGTCTAATCCCGTCCGTGTTGTCCAGTTATTGCTATGGCAGGCCACCCGCTTTGGCGATCTGAAAGGGGCCTAGTTGTGGGCGGCCCCACGGCCTTTGGGTGTGTCTCACTGCCAGAATATACAAGCTGATTTGAGCTGACAATCTTTATTCCAATAGTTTGGATCATACTTTCGAGCCTCTGGGAGATTACATCGAGCCCAAGTCTGTCATTGAAGAATACAGAGGTCAATGAGAACCGGGTGAAGAAAGCAACAGTGGAACGTCCAATTGTTACACTGCATATACATTTTCTGTGCTTGCATAAGTTTTGTGACTACCTGACTCTCATGATAGAGCTAacttttgtttgttttcttttcggCCTTCATGGACTCGAAATCATTGTTTCGTTTTCAATTTCGAGATGCGTATCGTGACGAGTTTTGAATAAGGCAAGAAAGTTGAAGGTACACCACTAGTTTTGACGCAATGGGACAATATTACGTTTCGCGTACGTATTGGTGGTCGAGAATGACTTTCTTTCCATTATCTTGGGATAGTGACTTAGCCAGATGCTACACAGATGGCCGTCCATGGCTTCTTCGAGTCCGACTCGCATCGGAGCATCCTCATAGCTCATTGCTGCGTCCTGTTTCTCCGTAGTCCGAAAGTATCCCCTGCTAGGCGCCTGACTCCTGGATCCAGACTCCCGCCGCCGAAGTCAATTATATAACGCTTCGTGAAGTTCAACGTCAACGTGTCGGACAAATGCTGGGGTACAAGGTGACAATGACATAACTCTCAAGCACCTTCAGGCTTCGATTCTTGAAGGCTTCTCATCTCGTCATGATTCCAAATTCCAATCTAAGAGAGATTATTCATCGatcacctccacctccgaaAACTCAGGAGGCGGCGTGATTTGAGACTCGAGATTCGAGGCGGGCGCCGCTTTGTTTGAAAAATGTCAATGAAATGGCGAAGAGCCAAAAGTCAAAAGCCAAAACTTTGGGATTTCGAACTTTATTTTAGCGATGCGTCTGTGATTTTCCACATGCACTGGAATACTGGACTGGTGATGTACAGTGCACTGTGCAGGGATGGGAATGACGCTGACGCCGACTCCTGAGTTCAGAGTGGGGCGGTGACAATGACACTGAGGCTGAGTGGGATTTGCTTGGCGTGGTTGAACTTCAACTTGTGCTTGAATCGACGTCTTGTTGAAACGTGAACACACTGATTCGCGTACTGCTACCTGTAGGACCTAGCAAGTGGGTCCAGTCTCCAGATATCCAGGATTATGACAGGGTCGAAGTCGAAAGTTGAGCTCTTCGACGCGGACGACCAATGGTCCGTCTTGACTTTTGAAAACTCCATCCCGTCCACCGCTGAGCGCTAGGGGCTTGCGAAATTGGAGTCCATGTTGAGGTTAAAGGTTAAAGACCTGATCCTGACCAAGCGCGCGGCGCCACAGCGCGTTTGGGCACTACTGCAGTCTGACAGTGATAGTTATAGTATACTAATACCTGCCCGTACATCCCGAATTCCGAGTCCCGACTATGCCGTTTTCGAATTCAGTTTTTGCCATCTCATCTGCGATCGTTCTTTGGTACATGTATGTCTTTGCGTGGCGCCGGAGTTTTGCTACCTTTATACGTATAACGTTACCTACAAAGCATGTTTATAAATTGTAAATGGTAATTGTAAAAGCGAGGGCGGAGAAAGGCCGTCCAGCCGCCTAGCCGCCTAGCCACCAGGGTCAGGGAGTGGAacttgaacgttgaacgttgaacctCCATTGACATTGGACAGTAAGTATCTAGAATTAGAAATTTGAAGACGTGCACACTGCGACGTGCGACATGCGATATGTCAGCGACATTAAGAGTCAAATCAGACTCAAGATAAAATTGAAACTATGCGTGGTCCGGGGCAGTGGGGAGTTCAAGAACTTTTTTTTATGGGAAGCACTTGCTTAGGCGGGTTAGACTGGTGCTTCAAGTGTTTAATTTTTTAGAGTTTACTTAATTCCATGTCGATATCGATTATCGAAGTTTGTTATGTTCCATGTTCCATGTTGAGAAGTTGAGAACTTCGAACTTCGAGTACGGAATATGTAGGTGTACGGAATTAGATTTGTCAGTGTCATTGTGTCAATTATGTCATTGTCAACGCCATGCTCAATGTCCGTCCGCCAGAAGCGAGGAGAACATATTATAATATATTATAGAGTAGCGCCGTTCCTGGGCTAGTGCGTTGCGAGGGTGTTTCGAACTTTGAGCGCGTCTTGATCTCATAGGCCTCTGCGGACTCCCGAGTGGTGTGCGTTGGCACTtgccctctccctctcgaTATCGCGTTCTTCGTCACTGCCTACCTTCCCCGCACGACGCACGTCTACCGGCCACGCAGCTGTCTTGAGCGGGATTGTACTTCATCTACTTGCTTCTCTGTGTTGCTTAACTATCTCCTGTGTGTTCATCGTTCGCTGTTCGGTTCGTTGGAGTGTACTCTGTTCCTGGCACCTACCCACTGTTCCCAACCATTCCCACCAATTGAATTTCGGTCGACTCGTTGAAACTCGCTGAAACTCGAACGTTCATTAGGGAGCGAATATTGGGTGTGGGCaagttgaacttgaaggtACGTGATTGTGTCTGTGCTGTATTTATTATCACCATCACTATCGCGTTGAAACCCAACGCAGCGCGCTTTGCGTGTTAAACTGGATGATGGATATGTAATGTGGAACGCTGTATTCTGACGTTGAACTCAAGTtagattttttttgtaatcAACAACTTGCAcaatcgtcgtcgtcagcgGCGTCGTCCCTCGCACCGCACCGTATACTGACGCCACACCCTTGTCTGCCCCACGACGCCGTGACGCCGCGCTCCACAGTTGTATTGGCACTTTTTGGCAGATTTGCTTCCGGTTGGCATTTGCACATCAACAATCAATAATTATAATCAACGCTCCTTCGGTATTCGGTATTTGGTATTCGTCTCGGTTCGGAGGTATTCCATTATAGAAATCGAAATAGAAATTGATCGTTTGGCGCAGTGATACGTAGATCGTCGGGGTCCGGGACCATTTTCGTCGATTTGGATACAAAGACCAGGTGAAAGTAAAAGTGAAGTCTGCGCGCTTCTCTTCAGACGGAGGAACGAGGAATTAAATAATCCTAATCAAGTAGCATTTTCAAAACAACACGAAAAGTAACACAatgcacccgcacccactCCCATCAACACCTACAAACCCCTCGCGCACACGCACGCAAAAGACGCTGACCATCGCGCTCTCCCAAGCACAGCTCGCCGTATCACTCGACGAGTCCCTCGCACACACACTTTCGCCGTCCACGGCGGACGCTGATGCAAATTATAAGAGGATTGAAGAGGTAATTGGAGTGTACGGACGGAGTGTGGGGTTGCTTGGATGTGTGATTGAGGGGATTAGGAGGGAGGAGACGTTGGGGGTGTTGATtgggaggaagaaagggaaggggaggaagGGAAaaagggaggaagagggaaaaGAGAATAAGGGGCAAGGGGAAGGGCAGGGAGAGGGGGAACAGAGTGCGCTGAGgcagagagagaagaatgaagatgatgatattGGAAAATATAGAGAGGAAGATGTGAGTCGGTTGGTGGGTATACATGACTCATATAAGCGCCGTATGGAGGTTTTGAGTGAGGTGTATGGTGTCCCGCTCCCGCCGGATTCGACGCGTACGAGGTTGTAGTTCgtgtttttttgcttgttttcttctgtttgttttggtttttgattttctttgtttcttcgATTGCTTTGTGCTTTGATTTGGGTTTGAAATTGAATGGGTTGTGGATTACTCGCTTACTTACATACCCTCTTCGTATTTCAGTTTTGgagttgttttttttttctttttggttgTTCACGGATAATGATATATGCGTACACGTGTGGTTGATGTTCGCATAATTATGTTTTGATTGGCTAACATTCACCATTTACTGTTTACTTCCTTTTGGAACGTCGGCCTCCGAGCTGCGGCCTCATTAAATTTATGTCATTATCAATGAAAAGTGGGtaattttttcttgtttctggAAGGAACtggaagagagaaagagagagagggaggagggagaatGAAACCTGAATAATTTTGATTCTCGGAGACTATCCAAAGAGAACATCCTTCTTGTCTTCCCTTTGTGCGCTCCTTTTACAATTTACCAAGTTCCGGGTGTGCActtggttttgttttttgtttgtttga from Psilocybe cubensis strain MGC-MH-2018 chromosome 2, whole genome shotgun sequence encodes the following:
- a CDS encoding Putative D-/L-hydantoinase subunit A, with protein sequence MSNSSEVLNGASNVPPAEIAFMIIGTNTDGVIIDVAKSGDPSSRGVVASFKHATTPDVTTGIELAVKRVLDQSGIDPGSESILSLTIGTTHFINAVVQLDSSRLNKVAVLRLAAPYTGECPSFIDFPPDLKALLNGYTSIINGGLQIDGRTINDVREEEVVQQAAIIKQKGIKNIVLVGIYSPLDVQGSQEYKARDILRRELGDGVNIVCSRDVGHVGLIERENASILNASVLTFAQRTIRSYKRAMKRLGLKCPLYLTQNDGTLTSAAEAARLPIKTFSSGATNSMRGASYLAGIDLKSKEGPGKSMIVVDVGGTTTDVGVLLPSGFPRQAAAFIEVAGVRTNFTMPDVHSIGLGGGSRIRTDQDGKVTVGPDSVGHYLTRDSLIFGGSQVTATDIMAAHSPELNIGDRTLVANVDGETVQKAIKAMTRTLETVIDRMKTNAEDCDVLLVGGGSIIAPSALKGVRNIIIPQHHEVANAVGAAIANVSGEVDTIEILSGKSLSEAVDRIKRQAIGRAVDMGADSESSRIVDVNVLPIQYVTNQATRIIVRAVGELKDDEQVLSSSLDASEEHGEDCDDNDGDNEAIINTPIIQEKVDYTTYKPKIVDNKWILSETDLFFIMEGCGVLGTGGGGSPYPIYLMCRQALRDGGTIKIIDHTALNDDDIIVRGGFMGSPSVGFERIKGGEHLRVGGLELAKYCGITNFTATLCDEIGGGNGMQSLLMSNIYHIPALDGDLMGRAYPMLDQVLPAVYNRPNSLVPCSLYDGDGNAVILSKVKNDHFVESIMRVVTAEMGSSAALCPPPCALRDARDFGVNRSQSQAWRIGRAIAICRQTNDMSGIVDAIMKLQNGKCLFIGKIIEVTREVRAGFTWGQVRIARLRDDEIEDVIQQNQISKTAEETMEGPEDVMIIPFQNENLCAYLERPDGTRKIVVSVPDLITVLDSQNAYGLRVTVIAMAGHPLWRSERGLVVGGPTAFGLDHTFEPLGDYIEPKSVIEEYRGQ